A region of Oryctolagus cuniculus chromosome 3, mOryCun1.1, whole genome shotgun sequence DNA encodes the following proteins:
- the LOC127491525 gene encoding translation initiation factor IF-2 has product MATLIFPAAGSSSALQVKGAQWAVAPEQKAQRQAGENSERLDDISTALNQSFPGAVMSQPGVAGGPRRTAADPVQVSEPTRPAPQWEPGGSRGGRAPHAARDAAGRAGEEVARVGAAARGRVSQGSRSRLSVLAPTHARPSVRGKGPAAGPDSGDSPFAPHREFPARAAPACARLFRTPTFPWDRPQLPGAALGRGPARAPGSLAPHTAARRPPGAGRGAPWGPAVRLGPLALSRASLGPEPPGRLRERGGALSLRPSLGPRPAAWPPTWLPGRTRAAAGGAEPRATRAAAGVGRTAARAAPTLPPESGVEHSASPRGANEQHSGRNSTTYLRARNGRAPALPGTPGPPGPIAGARPSARWSLPRPGTPGAARWPFRWAPPYPDRRHRRWGAGEVSAVVGKGQTRTELPGGKRGPSRLRGTTRRTKRIRWTTRKGKYAGHRDQQMQTPRNDTTRAIVLVWQR; this is encoded by the exons ATGGCTACTTTGATATTTCCTGCAGCCGGGAGTTCCAGTGCTCTCCAG GTGAAGGGTGCTCAGTGGGCGGTAGCTCCAGAGCAGAAGGCCCAGCGCCAGGCAGGAGAGAACAGTGA gCGGCTCGATGACATTTCGACGGCTCTGAATCAAAGTTTTCCTGGAGCTGTCATGAGCCAGCCAGGCGTGGCGGGGGGACCTCGGCGGACCGCTGCGGACCCGGTGCAGGTCTCGGAGCCCACGCGCCCCGCGCCTCAGTGGGAGCCGGGAGGGAGCCGCGGCGGGCGGGCGCCGCACGCGGCCCGGGACGCGGCCGGAAGGGCAGGGGAAGAGGTCGCTCGGGTGGGAGCCGCCGCTCGCGGCCGAGTCTCACAGGGAAGCAGAAGTCGGCTGTCTGTCCTCGCACCCACGCACGCCCGCCCGTCCGTCCGTGGGAAGGGGCCCGCAGCCGGCCCGGATTCGGGAGACTCGCCTTTCGCCCCCCACCGAGAGTTCCCCG CCCGGGCCGCCCCGGCCTGCGCCCGGCTCTTCCGGACGCCAACTTTTCCGTGGGACCGGCCCCAACTTCCCGGAGCCGCACTCGGCCGCGGGCCGGCGCGGGCCCCGGGATCGCTGGCTCCACACACCGCGGCCCGGCGGCCCCCGGGGGCCGGAAGAGGCGCCCCGTGGGGACCTGCAGTCCGGCTGGGTCCCCTGGCCCTTAGCAGGGCCTCCCTCGGCCCGGAGCCACCGGGACGACTTCGCGAGCGCGGCGGGGCcctctccctccgtccctccctcggTCCGcggcctgcagcctggccccctACCTGGCTCCCGGGCCGGACGCGAGCAGCAGCCGGGGGCGCGGAGCCCCGCGCGAcgagggcggcggcgggggtCGGGAGGACGGCGGCCCGCGCGGCTCCCACGCTTCCGCCGGAGTCAGGAGTTGAACATTCCGCCTCTCCGCGCGGCGCCAATGAGCAGCACAGTGGCCGCAACAGCACCACCTACCTCCGAGCGCGGAACGGCCGCGCGCCGGCCCTCCCCGGCACGCCCGGGCCTCCGGGCCCGATCGCCGGCGCCCGCCCCTCGGCGCGCTGGAGCCTGCCGAGGCCCGGGACGCCCGGAGCAGCGCGCTGGCCCTTTCGCTGGGCACCACCTTATCCCGACCGCAGACATAGGCGCTGGGGCGCCGGGGAAGTCAGTGCTGTAGTGGGGAAGGGCCAGACTCGCACAGAGCTTCCCGGGGGGAAACGGGGCCCCAGCCGCCTCCGTGGAACCACCC GAAGAACGAAGAGGATCCGCTGGACAACAAGGAAGGGGAAGTATGCCGGGCACAGGGACCAGCAAATGCAGACCCCAAGGAACGACACCACCAGAGCAATAGTCCTTGTGTGGCAGCGATAG